In Kaistella faecalis, a genomic segment contains:
- a CDS encoding DUF6759 domain-containing protein: MLLSLCNLSAQRKGKDFSNILRSYNIYEIDSYLRIAHPDDPKRSVLKPRLVKLLNDYIKTAHPADQRVKDFQEKLAILKRKPSTRISFDEMNEIIKQKQIAKYREESQKKPGTYVTKSYGSAGTSAPATSAGGASSGYVNPEEAEFEMLMSVNPIEHKNNTVKILNSLFDNDPNSKESIVLIENKSKCNIIMRIEGVGNTKYRLAIPAESDNTIVVAKGDYLFSSLLCGAQYASQKTVQKAVMVALGTK; the protein is encoded by the coding sequence ATGTTGTTGTCACTCTGTAATCTCTCTGCCCAGCGCAAAGGCAAAGATTTCAGCAATATTCTTCGCAGCTACAATATTTACGAAATTGATTCTTACCTGCGTATCGCCCACCCGGATGATCCGAAACGTTCTGTACTGAAACCACGACTTGTAAAACTGTTGAACGACTATATTAAGACGGCACATCCTGCAGATCAGAGAGTGAAGGATTTTCAGGAGAAGCTTGCTATTCTGAAACGTAAACCTTCCACAAGAATAAGTTTCGATGAGATGAATGAAATCATCAAACAAAAGCAGATCGCAAAATACCGCGAGGAATCGCAGAAAAAACCGGGCACTTATGTAACGAAATCATATGGCAGTGCGGGAACCTCTGCACCGGCCACTTCAGCAGGCGGCGCGTCCTCCGGATATGTAAATCCCGAAGAAGCAGAATTCGAGATGCTGATGTCTGTAAATCCGATCGAACATAAGAATAATACAGTAAAAATCCTTAATTCCCTTTTTGATAACGATCCCAACAGTAAAGAAAGTATCGTACTGATCGAAAACAAATCCAAGTGCAATATTATCATGAGAATTGAGGGCGTTGGCAATACAAAATACAGGCTCGCAATACCCGCAGAAAGCGATAATACCATTGTGGTGGCAAAAGGTGATTATCTATTCAGCAGCCTTCTTTGCGGTGCACAGTATGCATCACAGAAAACCGTGCAGAAAGCGGTGATGGTAGCTCTTGGAACAAAATAA